Proteins from a single region of Pedobacter cryoconitis:
- a CDS encoding helix-turn-helix domain-containing protein, with protein sequence MKNEYYKYLCVSEEDANWGLYVLYVGYTSVAAHAQYPQEYYPSHHYFTWKSGRILDEYQILYITRGEGYFESDSHKQKVTAGTIIILFPGEKHRYIPDPDIGWDEYWIGIRGSIIDNHVHHKFFNRENPCINIGVNEKVVDLFNLIIDKTRGKNKEDQPMMSGVALHLLGILYYMVKQKSQESEQKDLIINQARDLFSSNISKDFSPKMAADQLKIGYSLFRKLFKNYTGLSPGQYFIQVKIEKAKNLLEDQSLSIKEIAYDLKFDSCFYFSKLFKQKTGMSPTIYRKKADTC encoded by the coding sequence ATGAAAAACGAATATTACAAATATTTGTGTGTGAGTGAGGAGGATGCTAACTGGGGCCTGTATGTTTTATACGTTGGCTATACCAGTGTCGCTGCCCATGCTCAATATCCACAGGAATATTATCCATCGCACCATTATTTTACCTGGAAATCAGGTCGTATACTCGATGAGTATCAAATTTTGTACATTACCCGTGGTGAGGGTTATTTTGAATCGGACAGCCATAAGCAAAAGGTAACCGCCGGCACAATAATAATTCTGTTCCCTGGCGAGAAACACCGGTATATACCTGATCCGGATATTGGATGGGATGAATACTGGATTGGGATCAGGGGCAGTATTATTGATAACCATGTACATCACAAGTTTTTTAACCGGGAGAACCCCTGTATCAATATAGGGGTCAATGAAAAGGTGGTCGATCTTTTTAATCTGATCATCGATAAAACCAGGGGTAAAAATAAAGAAGACCAGCCCATGATGTCGGGTGTTGCTTTACATCTGCTGGGAATACTTTATTATATGGTCAAACAGAAAAGTCAGGAAAGTGAACAGAAAGATTTGATTATTAACCAGGCGAGGGACTTGTTCAGTTCTAATATCTCCAAAGATTTTTCTCCTAAAATGGCTGCGGACCAATTGAAAATTGGGTACTCTTTATTCCGCAAACTCTTTAAGAATTATACCGGTTTATCACCTGGACAGTATTTTATCCAGGTAAAAATAGAAAAAGCTAAAAACCTGCTGGAAGATCAAAGTTTATCTATCAAAGAAATTGCCTATGACCTGAAATTCGACTCTTGTTTTTACTTCTCCAAATTATTCAAGCAGAAAACCGGCATGAGCCCAACCATCTATAGAAAGAAGGCAGATACCTGCTAA
- a CDS encoding Ku protein — MRSLWNGAIGFGLVNIPVKLFSAVQQSHLDLDMLDSKDHSRIKFQRINEKTRKEVPFDKIVKGYLLNDNYVVLDEQDFEDAAPDKSKMISLENFVDLQEINPIYYETSYYAQPEKQGKKAYALLLKALVKSKKAGVARFVLRNTENLCIIHPLNDILVVTKIRFAEEIRSGEELKIPETDTITKKELEVGMALIKQYSSAFDIRGFKDEYSKELLKIIKAKARGKRATVKKLKPREDTNDDLYSQLMQSLEGRKGA; from the coding sequence ATGAGATCACTTTGGAATGGAGCTATTGGATTTGGATTGGTAAATATCCCGGTTAAACTTTTCTCTGCTGTACAGCAGAGTCATCTTGATTTAGATATGCTGGACAGTAAAGATCATTCCAGGATCAAGTTTCAGCGCATCAATGAAAAAACAAGAAAAGAAGTCCCTTTTGATAAAATTGTAAAAGGTTATCTGCTGAATGATAATTATGTAGTACTCGATGAACAGGATTTTGAAGATGCGGCTCCGGATAAAAGCAAGATGATCTCACTGGAGAATTTTGTGGATTTACAGGAAATCAATCCTATCTATTATGAGACTTCTTATTATGCCCAGCCAGAGAAACAGGGTAAAAAAGCTTATGCTTTATTATTGAAAGCTTTAGTGAAATCTAAAAAAGCCGGCGTGGCCCGGTTTGTATTGAGGAATACGGAGAATTTATGTATCATCCATCCTTTAAATGATATTCTGGTAGTCACAAAAATCAGGTTCGCTGAAGAAATCAGGTCTGGCGAAGAACTTAAGATCCCCGAAACCGATACTATCACTAAAAAGGAGCTGGAAGTGGGCATGGCACTGATTAAACAGTATAGTTCAGCATTCGACATCAGGGGTTTCAAAGATGAATACAGTAAAGAACTTTTGAAAATTATCAAGGCGAAAGCCAGGGGCAAAAGAGCTACTGTAAAAAAATTGAAACCCCGGGAAGATACGAATGATGATCTGTACAGCCAGCTAATGCAAAGCCTGGAAGGCAGAAAAGGAGCTTAG
- the ligD gene encoding DNA ligase D, with protein MSLTAYKKKRSFKQTPEPKGGKGSGKELRFVIQKHDASHLHYDFRLEMGGVLKSWAVPKGPSTDPEVKRLAMMVEDHPYDYKDFEGSIPKGEYGGGTVIVWDEGTYEPEEPVNGTIEDQDRNLRHQLHSGKISFILHGKKLKGSFALVKTHGMGENSWLLIKHKDKYAKSENILLKDKSVISRKTIEQMEKKPVQVYGKKTIKPKKPETVEPKKIRTVKTPFYDQVKPMLATLVNKPFDEEGWLYEVKWDGYRAVAFMNKGTVAFQSRNNKSFQEKFYPIYQALEEWNINAIVDGEVVVVDQKGTASFGALQNWHSNQGGELLYYVFDILWYDGYDLTVLPLTQRKAILTQLIPENSPVRLSKDFETSGIEFLAAAKKAGLEGIVAKRKDSLYVVGERTSDWLKIKAARRQEVVIGGYTKNADTSKPFSSLLVGVFDDGKFIYTGKIGTGFSVEMQQQLLTRFEPLLIAKPAFTDKPDFNKANPFRAGSAKAKAFWLKPELICEVNFTEMTADGLMRHPSFAGMREDKNAEEVVLEKEADTPAVLTETDKGLTKLKGMKELLNPKEETQVKKVNGHALEFTNLNKLYWPVEKITKRELINYYEQMASFILPYMKDRPLSLNRYPNGITAQSFYQKDVTGKVPDWIKTYLYHAEGDDSDKHFMVGDDKATLLYTAGLGCIEVHPWSSTIKKPNYPTWCIIDLDPGKNSFQQVIEAAQVTKTILDDMGVPCYCKTSGSTGLHIYIPLGNKYTYEQSKEFARIIVTLVNREIPSYTSLERAVSKRRGKMYLDFLQNRPQATIAAPYSLRPKPGATVSMPLHWEEVKKGLEMKDFTIYNALSRVKETGDIFKPVLGKGIDLKKVITGMQLK; from the coding sequence ATGAGTTTAACAGCCTATAAAAAGAAACGGTCTTTCAAGCAGACACCCGAACCCAAAGGTGGTAAAGGAAGTGGAAAAGAATTGCGCTTTGTCATTCAGAAACATGATGCTTCACATCTTCATTATGATTTCAGATTGGAAATGGGCGGAGTATTGAAAAGCTGGGCTGTTCCCAAAGGGCCTTCCACTGATCCTGAAGTTAAACGGCTTGCGATGATGGTTGAAGATCATCCTTACGATTACAAAGATTTTGAAGGTAGTATTCCTAAAGGAGAGTACGGTGGGGGGACAGTTATTGTTTGGGATGAGGGGACTTATGAGCCTGAAGAGCCGGTAAATGGCACTATAGAAGACCAGGATAGAAACCTCAGACATCAGCTGCATAGCGGTAAAATCAGTTTTATTTTGCATGGCAAAAAGCTGAAAGGATCTTTTGCACTGGTCAAAACTCATGGAATGGGTGAAAATAGCTGGCTTTTGATCAAGCATAAAGATAAATATGCCAAAAGCGAAAATATCTTGCTGAAAGATAAATCGGTGATTTCCAGAAAGACGATTGAACAAATGGAAAAGAAACCAGTTCAGGTTTATGGAAAAAAGACGATTAAACCTAAAAAGCCTGAAACGGTTGAACCCAAGAAGATTAGAACTGTAAAAACTCCTTTTTACGATCAGGTAAAACCTATGCTGGCGACGTTGGTAAATAAGCCATTCGATGAAGAAGGATGGTTATATGAAGTTAAATGGGATGGTTACCGGGCGGTTGCCTTTATGAATAAAGGGACTGTAGCATTCCAGTCCCGGAACAATAAATCTTTTCAGGAGAAGTTTTATCCGATTTACCAGGCATTGGAAGAATGGAATATTAATGCAATTGTAGATGGTGAGGTTGTTGTCGTAGATCAAAAAGGAACAGCTAGTTTCGGAGCTTTACAGAATTGGCATAGTAACCAGGGCGGGGAGTTGTTGTACTATGTTTTTGATATTTTGTGGTATGATGGGTATGACCTTACAGTTTTACCTCTAACACAAAGAAAGGCGATACTGACTCAGCTGATCCCGGAAAACTCCCCGGTAAGGCTCAGTAAAGATTTTGAAACTTCAGGAATAGAATTTCTGGCAGCTGCAAAAAAAGCAGGGCTGGAAGGGATCGTTGCTAAAAGAAAAGACAGTTTGTACGTGGTTGGTGAACGCACCAGTGATTGGCTCAAAATTAAAGCTGCCAGACGTCAGGAAGTCGTGATTGGCGGGTATACAAAGAATGCGGATACCAGCAAACCATTCAGTTCCTTGCTGGTTGGTGTGTTTGATGACGGGAAATTTATTTATACCGGAAAGATTGGGACGGGATTTAGTGTGGAGATGCAGCAGCAATTGTTAACCCGGTTTGAACCTTTGCTGATTGCTAAACCAGCTTTTACAGACAAGCCCGATTTTAATAAAGCTAACCCGTTCAGAGCTGGTTCGGCAAAGGCGAAGGCATTCTGGTTAAAACCGGAGCTGATCTGTGAAGTCAATTTTACAGAAATGACCGCAGATGGTTTGATGCGGCACCCATCTTTTGCAGGCATGCGGGAAGATAAAAACGCTGAAGAAGTTGTTCTTGAAAAAGAAGCAGATACGCCGGCTGTTTTGACTGAAACTGATAAAGGTTTGACTAAGCTCAAAGGAATGAAAGAATTACTGAATCCAAAAGAAGAAACTCAGGTGAAAAAAGTAAACGGGCATGCACTGGAATTTACTAACCTGAATAAGTTATACTGGCCTGTTGAAAAAATAACGAAACGTGAGCTGATCAATTATTATGAGCAGATGGCGTCATTTATATTACCTTATATGAAAGACCGGCCTTTGTCTTTAAACCGTTATCCAAACGGAATTACAGCACAGAGTTTCTATCAGAAAGATGTGACCGGAAAAGTTCCTGACTGGATCAAAACTTATCTTTATCATGCCGAAGGAGATGATTCAGATAAGCATTTCATGGTAGGGGATGATAAAGCAACCTTATTGTACACGGCCGGGCTTGGGTGTATTGAAGTTCATCCCTGGAGCAGTACTATTAAAAAACCTAATTATCCCACCTGGTGTATTATTGATCTTGATCCGGGTAAAAATTCTTTTCAGCAGGTAATCGAAGCGGCGCAGGTCACTAAAACTATTCTGGATGATATGGGTGTCCCTTGTTATTGTAAAACCAGCGGTTCTACAGGTTTACATATCTATATTCCCTTAGGAAACAAATATACTTATGAACAGAGCAAGGAGTTTGCGCGGATTATTGTAACGCTGGTTAATCGCGAAATACCGTCATATACAAGTCTGGAACGTGCGGTTTCTAAACGGAGAGGAAAAATGTACCTGGATTTTTTACAGAACCGCCCTCAGGCTACCATAGCCGCTCCGTATTCGCTGCGTCCAAAGCCTGGCGCTACGGTTTCTATGCCATTACACTGGGAAGAAGTGAAAAAGGGATTGGAAATGAAAGATTTTACAATTTACAATGCGCTGTCAAGGGTTAAAGAAACCGGTGATATTTTTAAACCCGTACTAGGTAAAGGGATCGATCTTAAGAAAGTTATAACAGGAATGCAATTGAAATAA